In Allorhodopirellula heiligendammensis, one DNA window encodes the following:
- a CDS encoding aminotransferase class IV produces the protein MTGPHHPSADFAEHLAYFSCSSNAEDGWLPYSQLRLPVDDLGFRQGVTAVERMRTYAGEVFRRKDHLLRFENTMRHARISGMPESAALDSLIDESLRRNSALLVSRRDVGVTLWATPGKRHGGRPTFALHLNEIDGAAVQRRRTQGQAVVLTNVVQPGEESWSRHAKVRCRMHYYLADCHAESIVPGATGVLRDADGSWTESSIANIALLFGRDVVFAPASRVLPGVTQALVKEVCRELSLSTRESPLTSAMITDADALLLMGTDTGLWFARSVHDAQGELLRAAPGESAKAVIADMQCQFICL, from the coding sequence GTGACTGGCCCGCATCACCCTAGTGCCGATTTTGCTGAGCACCTCGCTTATTTCTCATGCTCGTCGAATGCCGAGGATGGTTGGCTACCCTACAGTCAACTCCGTCTGCCCGTTGATGATCTAGGCTTTCGGCAGGGCGTGACCGCAGTGGAGCGGATGCGCACTTATGCGGGCGAGGTGTTCCGCCGCAAAGACCATCTCCTGCGGTTTGAAAACACAATGCGTCATGCCCGCATCAGCGGAATGCCAGAGAGTGCTGCCCTCGACTCCTTGATTGACGAATCGCTGAGGCGGAATTCGGCATTGCTCGTTTCCAGGCGTGACGTGGGCGTCACGTTGTGGGCAACGCCCGGAAAGCGTCACGGCGGTCGGCCAACCTTTGCGCTACATCTTAATGAGATCGACGGTGCCGCAGTCCAGCGGCGGCGTACTCAAGGGCAAGCGGTGGTACTGACGAATGTTGTCCAGCCTGGGGAGGAAAGCTGGTCACGACATGCGAAGGTTCGCTGCCGCATGCATTATTACCTCGCTGATTGCCACGCCGAGTCCATTGTGCCCGGTGCTACCGGGGTATTGCGGGACGCCGACGGCAGTTGGACGGAGTCCAGTATCGCGAACATAGCGCTGCTGTTTGGCCGGGACGTTGTCTTCGCACCTGCGAGCCGAGTGTTGCCGGGAGTCACTCAGGCTCTTGTAAAGGAAGTGTGCCGCGAATTGTCACTGTCAACTCGAGAGTCGCCGCTGACATCGGCCATGATCACCGACGCAGATGCCCTGTTGCTGATGGGGACTGACACCGGGCTCTGGTTTGCGAGGTCTGTTCACGATGCCCAGGGAGAGTTGCTCCGTGCTGCTCCTGGCGAATCGGCGAAGGCTGTCATCGCCGACATGCAGTGTCAATTTATCTGTCTCTAG
- the rimI gene encoding ribosomal protein S18-alanine N-acetyltransferase encodes MEQTKQACQTAHIRWMIRRDMPDVLGIESDCFEFPWTEDDFIRCLRQRNCIGMVAECDGKVVGFMIYELHKNRLHILNFAVHSNYRRQGIGNVMMQKLLGKLSQERRNRIMLEVRETNLEAQLFFKNLGFKAISVLRDFYDDATEDAYLMQFRYQPSAEELAQPHNRITRMAG; translated from the coding sequence GTGGAACAGACTAAACAAGCTTGCCAAACCGCCCACATCCGCTGGATGATTCGACGCGATATGCCGGACGTCCTGGGCATCGAAAGTGATTGTTTCGAGTTCCCGTGGACCGAAGACGACTTCATTCGCTGCTTGCGACAGCGAAACTGCATCGGCATGGTTGCCGAATGCGATGGTAAAGTCGTGGGCTTCATGATTTACGAACTGCACAAGAACCGTTTGCACATTCTCAACTTTGCCGTCCACAGCAACTATCGCCGCCAAGGCATTGGCAACGTGATGATGCAGAAACTGCTCGGCAAACTCTCCCAAGAACGCCGCAATCGGATCATGCTCGAGGTCCGCGAAACGAACCTCGAAGCACAACTGTTCTTTAAGAACCTCGGCTTCAAAGCGATCTCCGTCTTACGCGACTTCTACGACGACGCGACGGAAGACGCCTACCTGATGCAATTTCGCTACCAGCCCAGTGCTGAGGAACTCGCCCAGCCTCACAATCGCATCACGCGAATGGCTGGCTAA
- a CDS encoding beta-ketoacyl-ACP synthase III: protein MAPAGTSAESALARGHVTEHGRLGRVGGIRIAGTGSYVPEQIVTNEDLANLGCDSDWIVRRTGIRQRRHAAADEATSDMCFHAANRCMQNAGVTASEVDLVLVATITPDHQTPSTASQLQGRLGIAAPAMDLGVACSGFTYALVTAAQFIAAGNAKNVLIVGADLMTRTVDPDDKKIYPLFGDAAGAVLVTPTPSGSEGGAHNPCDPGPATEGLISYQLGSEGIGGEMLCVPAGGSRQTLTPEAYAAGDQFMKMDGRNVFKWAVRVVDESAKDVLAHAGVAADDIALLILHQANQRIIDSAVAGLGVDPARVFVNLDRYGNTSAASIPLALDEAVQAGRLQRGDLLLMSGFGAGLAWGTLLLRW, encoded by the coding sequence ATCGCGCCGGCGGGGACCTCAGCCGAATCAGCACTCGCACGTGGGCATGTGACCGAACACGGCCGCTTGGGTCGCGTGGGCGGGATTCGAATCGCTGGAACGGGCTCGTATGTGCCCGAGCAGATTGTGACCAACGAAGATCTTGCCAATTTGGGATGCGACAGCGATTGGATTGTTCGCCGTACCGGAATCCGCCAGCGGCGGCACGCTGCGGCCGACGAAGCGACCAGTGACATGTGTTTCCACGCTGCGAACCGGTGCATGCAAAATGCGGGGGTGACAGCCAGCGAAGTAGACTTAGTCCTCGTCGCCACGATTACCCCCGACCACCAGACGCCGTCCACCGCCAGCCAGCTGCAAGGCCGCTTGGGCATTGCCGCCCCTGCGATGGATCTAGGCGTGGCCTGTTCAGGTTTTACCTACGCGCTCGTCACGGCAGCGCAATTCATCGCCGCCGGCAATGCAAAAAACGTGCTCATCGTGGGCGCAGATTTGATGACCCGAACAGTCGATCCCGATGATAAGAAAATCTATCCGCTGTTTGGTGATGCCGCAGGAGCGGTTTTGGTTACCCCGACACCGTCGGGTAGCGAGGGAGGTGCACACAACCCCTGTGATCCGGGCCCCGCAACAGAGGGCTTGATTTCCTATCAACTCGGCAGCGAGGGAATCGGTGGCGAGATGCTGTGTGTGCCCGCTGGTGGAAGTCGTCAGACGCTCACACCCGAAGCCTACGCGGCCGGTGATCAGTTCATGAAAATGGACGGCCGAAATGTGTTTAAATGGGCGGTCCGAGTCGTCGACGAGAGCGCCAAAGATGTGCTCGCCCACGCTGGTGTGGCCGCTGACGACATTGCACTTTTGATTCTGCATCAAGCGAATCAACGCATCATTGATTCGGCCGTCGCGGGGCTCGGTGTCGACCCCGCTCGCGTATTTGTAAACTTAGATAGGTATGGCAACACCTCTGCGGCGAGCATCCCGTTAGCGCTCGATGAAGCAGTGCAGGCGGGCCGTTTGCAAAGAGGCGATCTGCTCTTGATGAGCGGCTTCGGCGCCGGCCTGGCCTGGGGAACACTGCTGCTGCGTTGGTAG
- the xylB gene encoding xylulokinase → MSYYLGIDIGTSGTKTLLIDEAGSVLAESDANYPMAQPRPGWTEQDPEDWWKATVKTVRAVLRASNVDKSEVKAIGLSGQMHGSVFLDKDDQVIRPALLWNDQRTVEQCDAITSAAGSREKLIGMVANPALTGFQAPKILWLRDNEKRNFGKLAKVLLPKDEIRRRLIGDYVTEVSDASGTLLLDVKARGWSSELLSKLGLDASLLPRVVESEDVTGTLTPAAAKSLGLSTECKVVGGAGDCAAGAIGNGIVKTGLLSTSIGTSGVMFVHSDEPNIDAAGRLHTFCHAVRGKWHMMGVNLTSGGSLQWWVENVLQGLAGMPKGQSFAAATKEAEGVPAGSGSLLFLPYLNGERTPHADPKARGAFVGMNLTHDRAAMTRSVMEGITFALRDSLDIIESLGVPVRQIRASGGGSKNELWRQMQADVFGKKITTLKVEQGAAYGVALLAAVGDGAYRNIASACAATIEVAAETKPDAKAKATYNRLFPVYRDLYLRLSDSMHTLADMQ, encoded by the coding sequence ATGAGTTATTACCTCGGCATCGATATCGGTACCAGCGGCACCAAAACACTTCTCATTGACGAAGCGGGCAGCGTGCTCGCCGAATCCGATGCCAATTACCCCATGGCCCAGCCTCGCCCGGGGTGGACCGAGCAAGATCCTGAGGATTGGTGGAAAGCGACTGTGAAGACCGTTCGTGCCGTCCTGCGTGCGTCGAACGTCGACAAATCCGAAGTCAAGGCGATCGGGCTATCTGGACAGATGCACGGCTCGGTGTTCCTGGACAAAGACGATCAAGTCATTCGCCCGGCACTTCTGTGGAACGATCAACGAACCGTTGAGCAGTGTGATGCGATCACGAGTGCGGCCGGTTCGCGTGAGAAATTGATTGGCATGGTCGCTAACCCAGCCCTGACCGGTTTCCAGGCACCTAAGATTTTGTGGTTGCGGGACAATGAGAAGCGAAATTTTGGAAAGCTTGCAAAGGTATTGTTGCCGAAGGACGAGATTCGCCGGCGGCTGATCGGCGATTACGTCACTGAAGTCAGCGACGCCAGCGGCACGTTGCTCCTCGACGTCAAGGCGCGTGGCTGGTCGAGTGAGCTACTCAGCAAGCTGGGCTTGGACGCCTCTCTCCTCCCGCGGGTAGTTGAATCCGAGGATGTTACGGGAACGTTGACGCCCGCTGCCGCCAAATCACTTGGGCTGAGCACCGAGTGCAAGGTGGTTGGTGGTGCGGGGGACTGCGCAGCCGGCGCGATCGGCAATGGAATTGTAAAGACCGGCTTGCTGAGCACATCGATCGGCACCAGCGGCGTGATGTTCGTCCACAGTGACGAACCCAATATCGATGCTGCTGGACGCTTGCATACGTTCTGCCATGCCGTACGCGGTAAGTGGCACATGATGGGGGTGAACCTGACCAGTGGCGGCTCGCTGCAGTGGTGGGTAGAGAACGTGTTGCAAGGTTTAGCAGGCATGCCGAAAGGCCAATCGTTCGCCGCTGCGACCAAGGAAGCGGAAGGTGTTCCCGCTGGCAGTGGCTCGCTATTGTTCCTGCCCTACCTCAACGGCGAGCGCACGCCTCACGCCGACCCGAAAGCGCGCGGGGCGTTTGTTGGTATGAACCTGACCCATGATCGTGCCGCGATGACCCGTAGCGTGATGGAAGGGATTACCTTTGCTCTGCGTGACAGCCTCGACATTATCGAATCTCTCGGGGTGCCCGTCCGGCAAATCCGCGCATCCGGTGGCGGCAGTAAGAACGAGCTGTGGCGTCAGATGCAAGCGGATGTGTTCGGCAAAAAGATCACCACGCTAAAGGTCGAGCAAGGTGCAGCGTACGGTGTGGCATTGCTAGCTGCGGTAGGCGACGGTGCCTATCGGAATATCGCCTCTGCTTGCGCGGCTACCATTGAAGTGGCGGCAGAGACCAAACCCGACGCCAAAGCCAAAGCGACCTACAACCGCCTGTTTCCGGTCTATCGTGACCTCTATCTGCGGCTGAGCGATTCGATGCATACGCTCGCTGACATGCAATAA
- a CDS encoding family 16 glycoside hydrolase, giving the protein MLLHFGTAARYGCLCLFLLNLPAVVAESPEPKTSPEPKFQILFDGSSLAGWRGVEGFWSVVDGAIQGQTTAENPTKGNTFLVWQGGELGDFEFRCKVRFEGNNSGVQYRSEVVDASNFAMAGYQADLHPNPNYFGMMYGERTPRGIIATRGQRVVIDADGKKNVVGDVGKEEPLVAGDWNDLRIIAVGNRLIHQVNGITTVDITDNDPGAKATGQLGLQLHAGPPMKVEFRSLLLRPLEGQDAKKTLADALDSSASAVSQAAELPQVDDGKWLLAEPKPTWVWAPQSHTNQQVWVRQTVQLEDSIKSARLYATCDNAVKMWINGKSVGSSKEWKEPIEKEITNLLSTGPNVIAAECQNETGVAAFVCKIEIRFANGKSRSIVSNQDWKLSEKLEKGWRQVSFDDATWKSAKGFGDLGKQPWGIPNHEQGSAGGADPLNAKNISVPPGFAIERVYSIPKEQGSWVAMALDPQGRIYACDQGGQGLYRVTMQGSQKPIVEKVSVGTLSDLSSAQGLVWAFDSLWFHRNGGNLVRITDSDGDDVLDHAEVVPGGRSGGEHGNHAVIVTEDGDAIYMAGGNHAERGELAGSKVPTWYEGLLLPRMWDSNGHARGRLAPGGWVTRLDIDAKTQTLHAIGFRNEYDITLNGVGDMFTYDADMEWDMGAPWYRPTRICHVVSGADFGWRSGSGKWPTYYEDSLPPVVEIGPGSPTGMISGEGTRFPTRYQDAVFALDWTFGTIYAIHLRPEGSSYRGEAEAFVYGTPLPVTDAVVGLDGALYFAVGGRGTESALFKVHYIGDESTAAPAPPQRKHIAAREQRRTLEAFHGIADPAAVAAAWPFLASEDRFLRYAARIAIESQDVNTWAARVLEDADPQTTITAAVALARMGEADHAGPLLDRLLQLQIGELSESQQLGALRALALVFTELQKPTPEQRRRVLAKLEPLMPSRFADVNVELVRVLVYLQSAKVAARAMDLITHRGAPEYPDWSTLAARNSRYGRGVQQMLDNPPPAREIQYAFMLRNLRQGWTLPLRRAYFEFLNEAAKTSGGASFPGYLSRTRDEALQFCTDEQRKALEDVTGEDFNPVPDFAIAAIEGPGRAWEIASANQAASGGKPDFERGRSLYFSAKCASCHRLAGLGGNIGPDLTSIPNKFDQNYVIEAIIDPSKVISDQYGSSTVLVADGSLVSGLVVERAGGDLTVYPNQPDAKPIEIEAGDVEEVTASPVSQMPLELLNNLNADEVRDLVAYLMSGGNPEDKRYQK; this is encoded by the coding sequence ATGCTACTTCACTTTGGTACGGCTGCCCGTTATGGCTGCCTATGTCTATTTCTGCTCAACCTCCCTGCTGTTGTCGCGGAATCCCCAGAACCAAAAACGTCACCAGAACCCAAATTTCAAATCCTATTTGATGGCTCGTCATTAGCTGGCTGGCGGGGAGTCGAAGGCTTCTGGTCAGTGGTCGACGGTGCGATTCAGGGGCAAACAACCGCTGAAAATCCCACCAAGGGGAACACCTTCTTAGTCTGGCAAGGCGGCGAGCTGGGTGATTTTGAGTTTCGCTGCAAAGTGCGTTTCGAAGGGAATAACTCTGGCGTGCAGTATCGCAGCGAGGTCGTCGATGCGAGCAATTTCGCCATGGCTGGGTATCAAGCGGATCTGCACCCGAACCCGAACTATTTTGGAATGATGTACGGCGAGCGAACGCCGCGAGGTATCATTGCCACCCGTGGACAGCGCGTCGTGATTGACGCCGACGGAAAGAAGAACGTGGTGGGTGACGTCGGTAAAGAAGAACCGCTCGTGGCAGGCGACTGGAACGACCTGCGAATTATTGCCGTGGGCAATCGACTGATTCACCAGGTCAATGGGATCACCACGGTCGATATCACGGACAACGATCCCGGTGCGAAAGCAACTGGGCAACTGGGGCTGCAATTGCATGCCGGGCCGCCAATGAAAGTCGAGTTCCGCTCGCTGCTACTGCGTCCACTCGAGGGGCAAGATGCGAAAAAGACCTTGGCAGATGCACTCGATTCATCCGCGTCGGCAGTTTCACAAGCAGCGGAGTTACCCCAGGTCGACGATGGGAAATGGCTGCTTGCAGAACCGAAGCCTACATGGGTTTGGGCACCTCAATCACACACCAATCAGCAGGTGTGGGTTCGCCAGACCGTGCAACTGGAAGACTCGATTAAGTCGGCTCGTCTGTATGCCACCTGCGACAATGCAGTGAAAATGTGGATCAACGGAAAATCCGTGGGTAGCTCCAAAGAGTGGAAAGAACCGATCGAGAAAGAGATCACGAACTTGCTATCGACGGGTCCGAATGTGATTGCAGCCGAGTGCCAGAACGAGACCGGCGTGGCGGCTTTCGTATGCAAAATCGAGATTCGATTTGCGAATGGGAAGTCACGATCCATCGTTTCGAATCAGGATTGGAAGCTTAGTGAGAAACTGGAAAAGGGCTGGCGACAGGTCTCCTTCGACGACGCGACTTGGAAATCGGCTAAAGGATTTGGCGACCTGGGCAAACAACCTTGGGGGATTCCCAACCACGAGCAGGGTTCGGCTGGCGGCGCCGACCCTCTCAACGCGAAAAATATCAGCGTGCCGCCCGGCTTCGCGATCGAGCGCGTCTATTCCATTCCGAAAGAACAAGGCAGTTGGGTAGCGATGGCACTGGATCCTCAGGGACGGATCTATGCATGTGACCAGGGCGGCCAAGGACTCTATCGCGTCACGATGCAAGGTTCCCAAAAGCCGATTGTTGAGAAGGTCTCGGTTGGCACGCTCAGTGATCTCTCCTCTGCGCAGGGTTTGGTGTGGGCATTTGATAGTTTGTGGTTTCATCGCAATGGTGGCAACCTCGTTCGGATCACGGATAGCGACGGCGATGACGTTCTCGACCATGCCGAGGTTGTTCCGGGCGGTCGAAGTGGTGGTGAGCACGGCAACCATGCCGTGATCGTGACCGAAGATGGCGACGCGATCTACATGGCGGGCGGCAACCATGCCGAGCGGGGCGAGCTCGCTGGTAGCAAGGTGCCGACTTGGTACGAAGGATTGCTGTTGCCGCGAATGTGGGATTCCAACGGCCATGCACGGGGACGATTGGCGCCAGGCGGTTGGGTGACGCGACTCGATATCGATGCAAAAACTCAAACACTCCATGCGATTGGTTTTCGAAATGAATATGACATCACGCTGAATGGTGTCGGTGATATGTTCACCTATGATGCTGACATGGAGTGGGACATGGGCGCACCTTGGTACCGTCCGACACGCATTTGTCATGTCGTGAGTGGCGCTGATTTCGGATGGCGCAGTGGCAGTGGCAAATGGCCCACCTACTACGAGGATAGTCTGCCCCCGGTGGTAGAGATCGGTCCTGGATCGCCTACTGGGATGATCTCCGGAGAGGGCACTCGTTTTCCCACACGCTATCAAGATGCCGTGTTCGCACTCGACTGGACTTTTGGCACCATTTACGCCATCCATCTGCGACCCGAGGGCTCGAGCTATCGCGGCGAAGCAGAAGCATTCGTCTATGGCACGCCATTGCCGGTGACTGACGCTGTCGTGGGGCTCGATGGCGCGCTCTACTTCGCTGTCGGTGGACGCGGTACGGAATCTGCTTTATTCAAAGTGCACTACATCGGCGATGAGTCCACAGCAGCTCCTGCACCACCGCAACGCAAACACATTGCCGCCCGCGAACAACGCCGGACGCTCGAAGCATTCCACGGGATTGCAGATCCGGCAGCCGTTGCAGCAGCGTGGCCATTTCTCGCGAGTGAGGATCGTTTTCTGCGCTACGCCGCCCGGATCGCCATCGAAAGCCAAGACGTCAACACCTGGGCTGCGCGTGTTCTTGAAGATGCGGATCCACAAACGACCATCACTGCCGCAGTGGCACTCGCCCGCATGGGCGAGGCTGATCATGCAGGACCGCTGCTCGATCGGCTATTGCAACTGCAGATCGGTGAACTCTCCGAAAGTCAACAACTCGGCGCACTCCGGGCCCTTGCTCTGGTATTTACTGAACTTCAAAAACCGACTCCCGAACAGCGCCGGCGGGTACTTGCCAAGCTTGAACCTCTCATGCCTAGCCGCTTCGCTGACGTGAACGTGGAGCTCGTGCGAGTGCTGGTCTATCTGCAGAGTGCGAAGGTAGCGGCACGGGCGATGGACTTGATTACCCACCGGGGTGCACCGGAGTACCCGGATTGGTCGACGCTCGCTGCTCGCAACAGCCGATACGGACGCGGAGTTCAGCAAATGCTCGATAATCCGCCACCGGCTCGCGAAATCCAGTACGCCTTTATGCTTCGCAACCTACGCCAGGGTTGGACGCTGCCATTACGGCGTGCGTATTTTGAGTTTCTTAATGAGGCGGCGAAGACTTCTGGGGGGGCGAGTTTTCCTGGGTATCTAAGTCGCACTCGTGACGAGGCGCTCCAGTTTTGTACCGATGAGCAGCGGAAAGCTCTGGAAGATGTAACGGGCGAAGATTTCAATCCCGTCCCCGATTTTGCGATCGCCGCCATCGAAGGTCCTGGCCGAGCTTGGGAAATCGCGTCAGCGAATCAGGCAGCCAGCGGCGGGAAACCCGATTTCGAAAGGGGACGCTCGTTGTACTTCAGCGCGAAGTGTGCATCCTGTCACCGGTTGGCTGGCCTCGGAGGTAACATCGGGCCGGATTTGACGAGTATCCCAAATAAGTTTGATCAGAACTATGTGATTGAAGCGATCATCGATCCCAGTAAAGTGATCTCCGATCAATACGGATCGTCCACGGTTCTGGTCGCCGATGGCAGCTTGGTGAGTGGTCTCGTCGTTGAACGTGCGGGCGGCGATCTGACCGTTTATCCCAACCAGCCTGATGCTAAACCGATTGAAATCGAAGCGGGCGATGTCGAAGAAGTTACGGCATCACCGGTCTCGCAGATGCCATTGGAGTTGCTCAACAATCTGAATGCCGACGAAGTTCGCGATCTCGTGGCCTACCTCATGTCGGGTGGCAATCCCGAAGACAAGCGGTATCAGAAGTAG
- a CDS encoding fatty acid desaturase family protein, whose translation MTSPVGAPKSSKTCHTFRFSEARALIGDLQRPNQKVYWFDFLCSIILGHVTLHAIFWLPVWYGFTPTVVATMGACYVVTVLLYMRALMFIHELVHLPDKGFAAFRIAWNALCGIFFLVPSFLYYPHIDHHRRKHYGTEHDGEYLALGHRGPWMIVGFVVQALIIPFIALLRFALISPACWLFPRLRPFVHRHMSTMLVDPTYERPDASPKSMRIVILQEVLCFAWCVWFLIRGGIMRDTWIDPFWLVAYAVGVGILVLNEVRTLGAHRWTNQGGEMTFEEQLIDSVNFPSRPWITELWGPIGTRYHALHHLFPRLPYHNLGEAHRRLTEGLPADSIYHLTTELSLTSAIVKLWRRSQGSQRNLVS comes from the coding sequence TTGACATCTCCCGTTGGGGCACCGAAGTCTAGCAAAACGTGCCACACCTTCCGATTTTCGGAAGCGCGAGCCCTGATTGGGGATCTGCAGCGTCCGAATCAGAAGGTTTACTGGTTCGATTTTCTGTGCTCGATCATTCTAGGGCACGTCACCCTGCACGCTATATTCTGGTTGCCGGTCTGGTATGGATTCACGCCGACAGTCGTAGCGACCATGGGCGCGTGCTACGTCGTGACCGTGTTGTTGTACATGCGAGCGCTGATGTTTATTCACGAGCTCGTTCATCTGCCGGATAAAGGGTTTGCAGCATTCCGAATCGCGTGGAATGCCCTTTGTGGGATCTTTTTCCTGGTGCCGTCATTTCTTTACTATCCGCATATCGATCATCATCGGCGCAAGCACTATGGTACCGAACACGACGGCGAGTACCTCGCGTTGGGTCATCGCGGTCCCTGGATGATAGTGGGATTCGTTGTGCAGGCGCTGATCATCCCGTTCATTGCCCTGCTGCGTTTTGCCCTCATCAGCCCCGCGTGTTGGCTGTTTCCGCGATTGCGTCCCTTCGTTCATCGGCACATGTCCACGATGCTTGTGGATCCCACGTACGAGCGTCCAGACGCGTCGCCAAAGTCGATGCGAATCGTAATTCTGCAAGAGGTGCTTTGTTTTGCCTGGTGCGTATGGTTTCTCATTCGCGGCGGTATTATGCGAGATACCTGGATCGATCCATTCTGGCTGGTGGCGTACGCGGTCGGTGTGGGAATTTTGGTGCTCAATGAGGTTCGCACGCTGGGTGCGCATCGCTGGACCAATCAAGGCGGTGAGATGACTTTCGAGGAGCAGCTGATCGATAGTGTGAATTTCCCGTCGCGACCTTGGATCACGGAGCTCTGGGGGCCGATAGGAACTCGATATCATGCCTTGCATCATCTTTTCCCGCGTTTGCCCTATCACAATCTTGGCGAGGCCCACCGGCGACTTACAGAGGGTTTGCCAGCGGATTCGATATACCATTTGACCACGGAGCTCTCGCTCACGTCGGCAATCGTCAAGTTATGGCGTCGGAGCCAGGGCTCTCAGCGAAATCTTGTTTCGTGA
- a CDS encoding exonuclease domain-containing protein encodes MDFTAIDFETATHQSDSACQLAAVRVRDGEMIDSACWLIRPKPFYISPRNIEIHGITPDMVRDAPEFGELWPEIARTFGDDCLIAHNASFDLGVLLACLKSHGHPAPDMQYSCTRAIARRTWPEQPRFGLKPLSDWLGVRFKHHDALEDSIACAKIALAAAKHLGVESLAQLEERLKLSRGLAGPWGKKGPATARRSTVLKVAGTTAANGVKLPEAEVLVSAAGVDVQRLFIRAEFIRPLAGQRVVFTGTLTRIQREDAERLTQVCGGRCVASVSKLTNLLVVGQPDSRTLRSGRSQSTKEEKARSLIADGAGVKIVTEDEFLRLISQSL; translated from the coding sequence TGCGCGTCCGCGACGGTGAGATGATTGACAGTGCCTGCTGGCTGATTCGCCCCAAACCATTTTACATCAGCCCGCGAAACATTGAGATTCACGGCATCACGCCCGACATGGTTCGCGATGCACCGGAATTCGGCGAGTTATGGCCAGAGATTGCTCGCACATTCGGTGACGACTGTTTGATTGCCCATAACGCGAGCTTCGATCTCGGTGTGCTATTGGCTTGCTTAAAGTCGCACGGTCATCCGGCACCGGACATGCAGTACAGTTGTACGCGCGCGATCGCCCGGCGCACCTGGCCCGAGCAACCTCGGTTCGGGCTCAAGCCTCTCTCGGATTGGTTAGGTGTGCGTTTCAAGCACCACGACGCACTTGAGGACTCGATTGCATGTGCCAAAATCGCTCTCGCCGCCGCGAAACATTTGGGGGTCGAATCGCTTGCACAGCTGGAAGAGCGGCTGAAACTCAGCCGGGGCTTGGCTGGTCCCTGGGGGAAAAAGGGGCCTGCGACGGCACGCCGATCTACCGTGCTGAAGGTCGCAGGCACCACGGCAGCGAACGGCGTAAAGCTACCCGAGGCCGAGGTGCTCGTTAGTGCCGCTGGCGTGGATGTACAGCGGCTTTTCATACGTGCCGAATTCATCCGCCCCCTTGCCGGACAACGAGTCGTATTCACCGGCACCCTCACCCGGATCCAACGCGAGGATGCTGAGCGATTGACACAGGTTTGCGGCGGACGCTGTGTGGCCAGCGTGTCCAAACTCACAAATCTACTTGTCGTTGGACAACCCGACTCACGAACCCTTCGCTCAGGACGATCGCAAAGTACGAAGGAGGAAAAAGCTCGCTCCCTGATCGCCGACGGTGCGGGCGTGAAGATTGTAACGGAGGACGAATTTCTGCGACTGATTTCGCAGAGTCTCTAG